From the genome of Cytobacillus firmus, one region includes:
- the acnA gene encoding aconitate hydratase AcnA, with protein MAKNDVFNSRKSFDLDGKRYHYYHLGALEEAGVGNVSKLPYSIKVLLESVLRQYDGRVITKEHVENLAKWGTSEVKEVDVPFKPSRVILQDFTGVPAVVDLASLRKAMADMGGDPDKINPEKPVDLVIDHSVQVDKYGTPDSLEANMELEFERNAERYQFLSWAQKAFDNYRAVPPATGIVHQVNLEFLANVVHALETTEGDYETFPDTLVGTDSHTTMINGIGVLGWGVGGIEAEAGMLGQPSYFPVPEVVGVKLTGELPNGTTATDLALKVTQVLRSQGVVGKFVEFFGPGVTQLPLADRATIANMAPEYGATCGFFPVDAEALDYMRLTGRPEEQIKIVEKYCKENGMFFDPSLEPVYTNVVEINLSEIEANLSGPKRPQDLIPLSAMKKEFNDAITAPQGNQGFGLDKKEIDKKVTVEFANGDSTKMKTGAVAIAAITSCTNTSNPYVLVGAGLVAKKAVELGMEVPKFVKTSLAPGSKVVTGYLRDSGLLPYMEQLGFNLVGYGCTTCIGNSGPLREEIEKAVAETDLLVTSVLSGNRNFEGRIHPLVKANYLASPPLVVAYALAGTVDIDLQNEPIGKDKNGNDVFFNDIWPSTAEVNEVVKQTVTPELFRKEYEHVFDDNARWNQIQTSNEPLYSFDDNSTYIQNPPFFEGLTPNADEVKPLSGLRVVGKFGDSVTTDHISPAGAIGKDTPAGKYLRENGVEPRDFNSYGSRRGNHEVMMRGTFANIRIRNQIAPGTEGGFTTYWPTGEVTSIYDACMKYKEDGTGLVVLAGKDYGMGSSRDWAAKGTNLLGIKTVIAESYERIHRSNLVLMGVLPLQFKEGESAETLGLSGKETIDVQIDENVRPRDFVKVTATDENGNQTTFEVLVRFDSEVEIDYYRHGGILQMVLRDKLAN; from the coding sequence TTGGCAAAGAACGATGTGTTCAATTCCCGCAAATCCTTTGATCTGGACGGGAAGCGCTATCATTACTATCATTTAGGTGCTCTGGAAGAAGCCGGAGTAGGTAATGTTTCTAAATTGCCTTATTCAATTAAGGTATTATTGGAATCAGTACTTCGTCAATATGACGGCCGTGTAATTACAAAAGAGCATGTTGAAAACCTGGCAAAATGGGGAACTTCTGAAGTGAAAGAAGTAGATGTTCCTTTCAAACCATCACGTGTAATTCTGCAGGACTTCACTGGAGTTCCGGCAGTAGTTGACCTTGCTTCATTGCGTAAGGCAATGGCTGACATGGGTGGGGATCCTGATAAAATTAATCCTGAGAAGCCTGTTGATCTGGTTATTGACCACTCTGTACAGGTAGATAAGTATGGAACACCTGATTCTCTTGAAGCCAACATGGAGCTTGAGTTCGAGCGAAATGCTGAGCGTTACCAGTTCTTGAGCTGGGCACAAAAAGCATTTGACAACTATCGTGCAGTTCCGCCTGCAACAGGTATTGTTCACCAGGTAAACCTTGAGTTCCTTGCAAATGTTGTTCATGCGCTTGAGACAACAGAGGGCGACTACGAAACTTTCCCTGATACTCTTGTAGGTACTGACTCCCATACAACCATGATCAACGGTATCGGCGTTCTTGGATGGGGTGTAGGAGGAATTGAAGCTGAAGCAGGTATGCTGGGCCAGCCTTCATATTTCCCTGTTCCTGAAGTTGTAGGGGTTAAGCTTACTGGCGAGCTTCCTAACGGAACAACTGCTACTGACCTTGCATTAAAGGTAACTCAAGTACTGCGCAGCCAGGGAGTAGTTGGCAAGTTTGTAGAATTCTTCGGCCCTGGTGTTACACAGCTTCCACTGGCTGACCGCGCTACAATTGCTAACATGGCTCCAGAATACGGTGCAACTTGCGGTTTCTTCCCTGTTGATGCAGAAGCCCTTGATTACATGCGCCTGACTGGACGTCCTGAAGAGCAAATCAAGATTGTTGAAAAATACTGCAAAGAAAATGGAATGTTCTTCGATCCATCTTTAGAGCCGGTATACACAAATGTAGTTGAAATCAATCTTTCCGAAATTGAAGCGAACCTTTCAGGTCCTAAGCGTCCGCAGGATTTAATTCCGCTTTCAGCAATGAAAAAGGAGTTCAATGACGCGATCACTGCTCCACAGGGCAACCAGGGCTTTGGCTTGGATAAGAAAGAAATCGACAAAAAAGTCACTGTTGAATTTGCAAATGGCGATTCAACCAAGATGAAAACGGGTGCTGTTGCCATTGCGGCCATCACTAGCTGTACAAATACTTCAAACCCTTACGTTTTAGTTGGTGCAGGTTTAGTGGCGAAAAAAGCAGTTGAACTTGGAATGGAAGTTCCTAAGTTCGTAAAAACTTCTTTAGCACCGGGATCTAAGGTTGTTACTGGATACCTGCGTGATTCAGGACTTCTTCCATACATGGAACAGCTTGGATTCAACCTTGTTGGTTATGGCTGTACAACATGTATCGGTAACTCCGGTCCATTAAGAGAAGAAATCGAAAAGGCTGTAGCCGAAACCGATCTTCTTGTAACATCTGTTCTTTCAGGCAACCGTAACTTTGAAGGACGTATCCATCCGCTTGTAAAAGCTAACTACCTGGCTTCTCCGCCATTAGTTGTCGCTTATGCACTAGCTGGTACGGTTGATATTGACCTTCAAAACGAGCCAATCGGAAAAGACAAGAATGGCAATGATGTCTTCTTTAACGATATCTGGCCTTCAACTGCTGAAGTTAATGAAGTGGTTAAACAGACTGTTACACCTGAATTGTTCCGTAAAGAATATGAGCATGTATTTGACGACAATGCTCGCTGGAATCAAATTCAAACTAGCAATGAGCCTTTATATTCATTTGATGATAATTCAACATATATCCAGAATCCTCCGTTCTTCGAAGGCTTAACTCCTAATGCTGATGAAGTTAAACCTTTATCAGGATTGCGTGTTGTCGGCAAGTTCGGTGATTCTGTAACAACTGACCATATTTCTCCGGCAGGTGCGATCGGCAAAGATACGCCAGCAGGAAAATATCTTCGCGAGAACGGTGTTGAACCACGTGACTTTAACTCTTATGGATCCAGACGGGGTAACCATGAGGTAATGATGCGCGGTACATTTGCAAACATCCGTATCCGCAACCAAATTGCGCCAGGCACAGAAGGCGGATTCACAACTTACTGGCCAACTGGTGAAGTTACATCTATCTATGATGCTTGTATGAAGTATAAAGAAGATGGAACTGGCCTTGTTGTTCTTGCCGGCAAAGACTATGGAATGGGATCTTCCCGTGACTGGGCTGCAAAAGGTACGAACCTGCTTGGAATTAAAACTGTTATTGCTGAAAGCTATGAGCGTATCCACCGTTCTAACCTTGTTCTAATGGGAGTTCTTCCACTTCAGTTCAAGGAAGGCGAAAGTGCAGAAACTCTCGGCTTGTCAGGAAAAGAAACGATCGATGTTCAAATCGACGAAAATGTTAGACCACGTGACTTTGTTAAGGTTACAGCTACAGATGAAAACGGCAACCAGACTACATTCGAAGTTCTTGTCCGTTTCGACTCTGAAGTTGAGATCGATTACTACCGTCATGGCGGAATCCTGCAAATGGTTCTTCGTGATAAATTGGCTAACTAA
- the sspO gene encoding small acid-soluble spore protein O — protein MAKRKSNHIIEGMNAAKGQGMGAGYNEEYANEPLTEAQRQNNKKRKKNQ, from the coding sequence ATGGCTAAAAGAAAGTCTAATCATATTATTGAGGGTATGAACGCCGCAAAAGGTCAGGGCATGGGCGCAGGGTATAATGAGGAATATGCGAATGAACCATTAACAGAAGCTCAAAGGCAAAACAATAAAAAGCGCAAGAAGAATCAATAA